The Populus alba chromosome 6, ASM523922v2, whole genome shotgun sequence genome contains a region encoding:
- the LOC118033631 gene encoding biotin carboxylase 1, chloroplastic, producing the protein MEATLPVCKSVTSTPGLFMGKTSGIRSSQCSFMMGNKVNFPRQRAQTAHVSHRAKNGGALGVTCRAEKILVANRGEIAVRVIRTAHEMGIPCVAVYSTIDKDALHVKLADESVCIGEAPSSQSYLVIPNVLSAAISRRCTMLHPGYGFLAENAVFVEMCREHGINFIGPNPDSIRVMGDKSTARETMKKAGVPTVPGSDGLLQSTEEGVRLANEIGYPVMIKATAGGGGRGMRLAKEPDEFVKLLQQAKSEAAAAFGNDGVYLEKYVQNPRHIEFQVLADKFGNVVHFGERDCSIQRRNQKLLEEAPSPALTPELRKAMGDAAVSAAASIGYIGVGTVEFLLDERGSFYFMEMNTRIQVEHPVTEMISSVDLIEEQIRVAMGEKLRYKQEDIVLRGHSIECRINAEDAFKGFRPGPGRITAYLPSGGPFVRMDSHVYPDYVVPPSYDSLLGKLIVWAPTREKAIERMKRALDDTIITGVPTTIDYHKLILEIEDFKNGNVDTAFIPKHEKELAAPQQIIPAKQLTNSAA; encoded by the exons ATGGAGGCTACGTTGCCTGTTTGCAAATCTGTTACCTCTACTCCT GGTTTATTCATGGGGAAAACTAGTGGAATCAGGAGTTCTCAATGCAGCTTTATGATGGGAAATAAGGTTAACTTTCCTAGACAAAGAGCTCAGACTGCCCACGTTAGTCACCGTGCTAAGAATGGAGGAGCTCTTGGGGTTACATGCCGTGCGGAAAAAATTCTGGTAGCAAACAGAGGAGAGATTGCTGTTCGTGTTATTCGAACTGCACATGAGATGGGGATACCATGTGTAGCTGTTTACTCTACCATAGATAAGGATGCACTTCATGTGAAATTGGCTGACGAATCAGTGTGCATCGGTGAAGCACCCAGCAGTCAGTC GTACTTAGTGATCCCAAATGTTTTATCTGCTGCTATAAGTCGTAGATGTACAATGCTGCATCCTGGATATGGCTTCCTTGCTGAAAATGCTGTATTTGTGGAAATGTGCAGAGAACATGGAATAAACTTTATTGGGCCTAAT CCTGACAGTATAAGGGTCATGGGTGACAAATCAACTGCTAGAGAAACAATGAAGAAGGCAGGGGTTCCAACTGTACCAGGAAGTGATGGCTTATTACAG AGTACTGAGGAAGGAGTAAGGCTCGCCAACGAGATTGGTTATCCTGTGATGATCAAG GCAACGGCAGGTGGTGGAGGACGTGGAATGCGGCTCGCCAAAGAACCTGATGAGTTTGTAAAGTTGCTACAG CAAGCTAAAAGTGAGGCTGCTGCTGCATTTGGAAATGATGGAGTTTATTTGGAGAAGTATGTTCAAAATCCCAGACATATTGAGTTCCAG GTTCTTGCAGACAAATTCGGTAATGTTGTTCATTTTGGTGAGCGAGACTGTAGTATTCAG AGACGTAACCAAAAGCTGTTGGAAGAAGCACCATCTCCAGCTTTGACTCCTGAGTTACGGAAGGCCATGGGTGATGCAGCAGTTTCAGCCGCAGCATCCATAGGGTACATTGGTGTTGGAACGGTTGAGTTCCTTTTGGATGAAAGGGGTTCCTTCTACTTCATGGAAATGAACACTCGAATCCAG gtGGAGCATCCGGTGACTGAAATGATTTCTTCTGTTGATTTGATCGAGGAACAAATTCGTGTAGCCATGGGAGAGAAACTTCGATACAAACAG GAAGATATTGTTCTTAGAGGACATTCAATTGAATGCCGTATCAATGCAGAAGATGCTTTTAAGGGATTCCGACCTGGGCCTG GGAGAATAACAGCATATTTGCCATCTGGAGGCCCGTTTGTTAGAATGGATAGCCATGTTTATCCTGATTATGTTGTTCCTCCAAGCTATGATTCCCTACTTGGAAAG CTTATTGTCTGGGCTCCAACAAGAGAAAAGGCAATTGAGCGAATGAAAAGGGCTCTTGATGACACTATTATTACTG GAGTTCCGACGACTATAGATTACCACAAACTTATCCTTGAAATTGAG GACTTCAAAAATGGAAATGTTGATACCGCTTTCATTCCAAAGCATGAAAAGGAGTTAGCAGCG CCACAACAAATCATACCAGCCAAACAGTTGACCAATTCAGCCGCATAA